In Acidobacteriota bacterium, one DNA window encodes the following:
- the msrA gene encoding peptide-methionine (S)-S-oxide reductase MsrA: MPIDERKLRLPTPEEALPGREDPMPVPERHAVLGTPLEGPFEGCERAMFGMGCFWGAERRFWTAPGVRSTAVGFAGGYTPNPTYEEVCTGLTGHAEVVRVIYDPAEISYRELLRIFWEGHDPTQGMRQGSDIGTQYRSVIFFFDDTQRAEAERSRELYQARLRECGYGAITTEILPAPRFYFAEPYHQQYLAKNPDGYCGAGGTGVACPVGLKTP; the protein is encoded by the coding sequence ATGCCGATCGACGAACGCAAGCTGCGCCTGCCCACCCCGGAGGAGGCCCTTCCGGGACGCGAGGATCCGATGCCGGTGCCGGAGCGGCACGCGGTCCTCGGAACGCCGCTCGAGGGCCCGTTCGAGGGATGCGAGCGGGCGATGTTCGGGATGGGCTGCTTCTGGGGGGCCGAGCGCCGCTTCTGGACCGCACCGGGCGTCCGGAGCACCGCCGTCGGATTTGCCGGGGGCTACACGCCGAATCCCACCTACGAAGAGGTCTGCACCGGCCTGACGGGACACGCGGAGGTGGTGCGCGTCATCTACGACCCCGCCGAGATTTCCTACCGGGAACTCCTTCGGATCTTCTGGGAAGGGCACGACCCCACCCAGGGCATGCGGCAGGGCAGCGACATCGGCACGCAGTACCGATCGGTGATCTTCTTCTTCGACGACACCCAGCGGGCCGAGGCCGAACGCTCGCGGGAGCTGTACCAGGCGCGCCTGAGGGAATGCGGCTACGGGGCGATCACCACCGAGATCCTCCCCGCACCGCGCTTTTACTTCGCCGAGCCCTACCACCAGCAGTACCTGGCCAAGAATCCGGACGGCTACTGCGGTGCCGGCGGAACGGGTGTCGCCTGCCCCGTGGGACTGAAGACGCCCTAG